One Gimesia aquarii DNA segment encodes these proteins:
- a CDS encoding adenosine kinase, with product MQYNVFGVGNALVDIQAQVSDATLEKLGYAKGIMTLVDEEAQQKVLGALDGAPISQCAGGSAANTILGIADFGGKAAYAGKVASDMLGEFDLADMRKLGVTIEVPPASEGHTGTCVVLITDDAQRTMLTNLGVSATLSVDDLNEEHIKQSEYVYVEGYLFTGETQKQAAYRAIELAKKHDVKVAFTVSDPFLINLFREEFQQLIEGPVDLLFCNLEEARSLTGKQDAVDCAQVIHKHVPNLALTLGPDGSILMHEGRVIPIEGVETEAIDTTGAGDMYAAGVLYGITNGLTWHQAGHLASHAAARIVSQLGARLQRPFTKDEIQELLS from the coding sequence ATGCAGTATAATGTTTTTGGCGTTGGAAACGCGTTGGTAGATATTCAAGCACAAGTTTCAGATGCCACTTTGGAAAAATTAGGATATGCCAAAGGTATCATGACACTGGTTGATGAAGAAGCACAGCAAAAAGTGCTGGGAGCGCTTGATGGAGCCCCCATCTCTCAATGTGCCGGTGGTTCTGCTGCGAACACGATACTGGGCATCGCCGATTTTGGTGGAAAAGCTGCGTACGCAGGCAAAGTTGCCAGCGATATGCTGGGGGAGTTTGATTTGGCTGACATGCGAAAATTGGGTGTCACCATCGAGGTTCCTCCCGCTTCTGAAGGACACACTGGAACCTGCGTTGTACTGATTACCGATGACGCACAGAGGACGATGCTGACAAACCTCGGTGTATCAGCCACCTTGAGTGTGGATGATTTAAACGAAGAACATATTAAACAATCTGAATATGTCTATGTAGAAGGGTATCTGTTTACAGGGGAAACACAGAAACAAGCCGCCTACCGTGCCATTGAACTGGCTAAAAAACACGACGTGAAAGTCGCGTTTACCGTTTCCGATCCATTCCTGATCAACTTGTTTCGAGAAGAATTTCAGCAATTAATCGAAGGCCCCGTGGATTTGCTGTTTTGTAATCTGGAAGAAGCGCGTAGCCTGACAGGAAAACAGGACGCGGTGGATTGTGCTCAGGTGATTCACAAGCATGTACCAAATCTTGCTTTAACACTGGGGCCTGATGGCTCCATTCTGATGCATGAAGGACGCGTGATTCCGATCGAAGGTGTTGAGACTGAGGCCATCGATACTACCGGTGCTGGAGATATGTATGCTGCAGGAGTTTTGTATGGAATTACGAACGGACTAACCTGGCACCAAGCGGGCCACCTTGCTTCACATGCAGCGGCTCGCATAGTCTCGCAACTGGGCGCACGACTGCAACGTCCTTTTACAAAGGACGAAATTCAGGAACTACTGAGTTGA
- the thiC gene encoding phosphomethylpyrimidine synthase ThiC, whose amino-acid sequence MPGVSENTAWDFMPEGWELKAGYENNYETAEAWIPPSDFLPVTQLEFARCGTITPEMERVAEREPHLTAEQIRDEVASGRMIIPANKVHLGYQLDPMAIGRASKTKVNANMGASPVSSGTEEEIEKLEWATRWGADTVMDLSTGGDIDGCRQAIIQNSTVPIGTVPIYSMIIARRLEDLDHASILQMLKHQAKQGVDYFTIHAGVLQEHLSLVTQRLIGIVSRGGSLLAKWMLHNQSQNPMYELWDEICEIMREYDVSFSIGDGLRPGGLADGSDRAQLAELCVLGELTERAWKNGVQVMIEGPGHISFDQIEFNMKVQRKLCHGAPFYVLGPLVTDIFPGYDHITSCIGATAAGYHGASMLCYVTPKEHLGLPKKDDVKQGCIAYKIAAHAADVALGIPGTRNRDDDLTEARAALNWEKHFELSFDPDTARALHDEDLDVDTDFCAMCGHDWCSVRISKEIQEFMSGKSEDYAWDKAKKTLPLTAEQQEILEKRGVLSPDQIHKLASKVKQEMTGDQDKASCHSDYVAPEEAQEMQTSKQLPVLNQKL is encoded by the coding sequence ATGCCTGGCGTTTCGGAAAATACAGCATGGGATTTCATGCCGGAAGGTTGGGAACTAAAAGCTGGTTATGAAAATAATTATGAAACGGCTGAAGCCTGGATTCCTCCCTCTGACTTTTTACCAGTCACACAACTGGAATTTGCACGCTGTGGAACGATCACTCCGGAAATGGAACGAGTCGCCGAGAGGGAGCCACATTTAACTGCCGAACAAATTCGCGATGAAGTTGCCTCCGGCCGCATGATAATCCCTGCCAACAAGGTCCACTTGGGATACCAATTGGACCCGATGGCGATTGGGCGTGCGTCAAAAACTAAAGTGAACGCTAATATGGGAGCCTCGCCGGTCTCATCGGGAACAGAGGAAGAAATTGAAAAATTAGAATGGGCAACGCGCTGGGGCGCAGATACCGTGATGGACCTTTCTACTGGGGGAGACATCGACGGTTGTCGTCAGGCGATTATCCAGAACAGTACGGTTCCCATAGGAACAGTCCCCATTTATTCGATGATTATTGCCCGTCGCCTGGAAGATCTGGATCACGCCAGTATTTTACAAATGCTGAAACATCAGGCAAAACAGGGAGTAGACTACTTCACTATACATGCCGGAGTGTTGCAGGAGCACTTATCATTAGTCACACAGCGGCTGATTGGAATCGTCAGTCGTGGTGGATCGCTATTGGCAAAGTGGATGCTGCATAACCAAAGTCAAAACCCGATGTATGAGCTTTGGGATGAGATCTGTGAAATCATGCGAGAGTATGATGTTAGCTTTTCGATTGGTGATGGTTTGCGGCCTGGCGGTCTGGCTGATGGTTCCGACCGCGCTCAATTGGCAGAACTCTGTGTGCTTGGCGAGTTGACTGAACGGGCCTGGAAAAATGGGGTGCAGGTCATGATTGAAGGTCCGGGGCATATTTCATTCGATCAAATTGAATTCAACATGAAAGTTCAGCGAAAACTCTGCCATGGCGCCCCGTTCTACGTATTGGGGCCTCTCGTTACGGATATCTTTCCCGGTTATGACCATATCACAAGTTGTATTGGTGCGACCGCGGCTGGTTACCATGGTGCCAGTATGCTCTGTTACGTAACACCCAAAGAACATCTCGGTTTGCCCAAAAAAGATGACGTGAAACAAGGTTGTATCGCTTATAAAATTGCGGCACATGCTGCTGACGTGGCATTGGGAATTCCTGGTACACGCAATCGAGATGATGACTTAACAGAAGCACGCGCTGCATTAAACTGGGAAAAACACTTTGAGTTGAGCTTTGATCCTGATACTGCACGCGCCTTACATGATGAAGATTTAGACGTGGATACTGATTTCTGCGCGATGTGCGGCCATGACTGGTGCAGTGTTCGCATCTCGAAAGAAATACAGGAATTCATGTCCGGTAAATCGGAAGACTATGCGTGGGACAAAGCCAAGAAAACTTTACCGCTGACAGCAGAACAACAGGAAATTCTGGAGAAGCGAGGCGTACTCAGCCCAGATCAGATCCATAAACTGGCTTCCAAAGTCAAACAGGAAATGACCGGAGATCAGGATAAAGCATCTTGCCATAGTGATTACGTGGCGCCCGAAGAAGCACAAGAGATGCAAACCTCCAAGCAACTACCTGTGTTAAACCAAAAACTATAG
- a CDS encoding NCS2 family permease, which produces MKHSNYPLFVRRDLDGFFALMIDNLVQLLLIVALCSLCGISADSDLLLRYILPGAALSILFGNLFYAWQAHQLAKKENRSDVCALPYGLNTPSILVYIFFVMIPVYQRTDSAEAAWQMGLLACFGSGIIEFLGAFIADWVRRLTPRAALLSTLAGIAIGFISMTFVLKIYQRPLIGMLPAAVVLLTLFSQTKLPFRMPGGLLAIIVGTISAWVLPEFIPQFMQGSAMSTEAIKTAWGQWGWYPPQFAGSALWELLKQPDEWLGYMSVIFPMGLFNVIGSMQNIESAEAAGDSYAARPSMIANGMGTIVASLLGSCFPTTIYIGHPGWKKMGSRAGYSTLNGFFFLVICLTGTTGVISQIIPLEAGAAIVLWIGMVITAQAFQACPKRHAPAVALGLFPAIAAWGATIMQGTLLVAGNKTLQQVLSANLFTEVNGFLVHGMVVMERGFIFTCMILSAICACLIDSKYRSAAIWSVIAAIFAFSGLTNAYEIMGNDIHFRLAFTEDNLSGVTYHATGIGIGYLLFAVTFLILGGFKDEPLTPETEESDSEPSLGH; this is translated from the coding sequence ATGAAGCATAGCAACTACCCTCTCTTTGTACGTCGCGATCTGGACGGCTTTTTCGCCTTAATGATCGATAACCTCGTCCAGCTTCTCTTAATCGTTGCTTTGTGTAGTCTATGTGGAATCTCTGCAGATTCCGATTTGTTGTTGCGATACATTCTGCCAGGGGCTGCACTCAGTATTTTGTTCGGGAATCTGTTTTATGCCTGGCAGGCTCATCAGCTTGCCAAAAAAGAAAACCGCAGCGATGTTTGTGCTCTACCCTATGGTCTGAATACACCTTCGATCCTAGTTTACATTTTTTTTGTGATGATTCCCGTTTACCAGCGAACCGATAGCGCCGAGGCGGCCTGGCAAATGGGTTTACTGGCCTGTTTTGGTAGTGGCATTATTGAATTTTTAGGTGCTTTTATTGCGGATTGGGTTCGCAGGCTGACTCCACGGGCGGCACTTTTGTCAACGCTTGCGGGTATCGCGATCGGGTTTATCTCCATGACTTTCGTTTTGAAGATCTATCAGAGACCTTTGATCGGCATGTTACCTGCCGCTGTTGTACTGCTAACGCTGTTTTCTCAGACGAAACTTCCTTTTCGCATGCCAGGTGGCTTACTGGCGATTATCGTTGGGACAATTAGTGCCTGGGTTCTCCCCGAGTTCATCCCTCAATTCATGCAGGGATCGGCCATGAGTACTGAAGCCATCAAGACAGCCTGGGGGCAGTGGGGCTGGTACCCGCCTCAATTTGCAGGCTCTGCGCTTTGGGAATTACTGAAACAACCAGACGAATGGCTCGGTTATATGTCGGTAATTTTTCCGATGGGACTATTTAACGTAATCGGTAGCATGCAAAACATCGAATCTGCAGAAGCCGCCGGAGACAGTTATGCTGCCCGACCCTCTATGATTGCCAACGGTATGGGAACGATCGTTGCATCACTTTTAGGGAGTTGCTTTCCGACGACAATTTATATTGGTCATCCTGGTTGGAAAAAGATGGGATCGCGGGCTGGTTATTCGACTCTGAATGGGTTCTTCTTTCTAGTGATTTGTCTCACGGGAACCACGGGAGTGATCAGTCAGATTATTCCTCTTGAAGCGGGTGCTGCGATTGTGCTTTGGATCGGCATGGTCATCACCGCTCAGGCCTTTCAGGCCTGTCCTAAGCGGCATGCGCCTGCTGTCGCGCTGGGGCTCTTTCCTGCTATCGCTGCCTGGGGAGCAACCATAATGCAGGGAACACTCCTCGTTGCCGGCAACAAAACATTACAGCAGGTTTTGTCGGCAAATCTCTTTACAGAAGTCAATGGATTTCTGGTTCATGGAATGGTGGTCATGGAGCGAGGCTTTATTTTTACCTGCATGATTCTTTCTGCCATTTGCGCGTGTCTGATTGATAGCAAATACCGCTCTGCAGCAATCTGGTCAGTCATCGCTGCGATCTTTGCATTTAGCGGACTCACAAATGCGTATGAAATTATGGGGAACGACATTCACTTTCGACTCGCATTCACAGAAGATAATCTGAGTGGAGTGACTTATCATGCCACAGGTATTGGCATTGGTTATCTACTGTTTGCGGTCACCTTTTTGATCCTCGGTGGTTTCAAAGACGAGCCCCTTACACCAGAGACAGAAGAATCCGATTCTGAACCGAGCTTAGGGCATTAG